A stretch of Canis lupus baileyi chromosome 2, mCanLup2.hap1, whole genome shotgun sequence DNA encodes these proteins:
- the F2RL1 gene encoding proteinase-activated receptor 2: protein MRSVRAARLLGVAVLLAAAVPGSGSVQGTNRTSKGRSLIGKTDSSLQITGKGVTVEQGFSVDDVSSSILTGKLTTVFLPTVYTIVFMVGLPSNGMALWVFLFRTKKKHPAVVYMTNLALADLLSVVWFPLKIAYHIHGNNWVYGEALCKVLIGFFYGNMYCSILFMTCLSVQRYWVIVNPIAHPARKANIALGVSLGIWLLILLVTIPLYVVRQTMHIPALNITTCHDVLPEEVLVGDMFNYFLSLAIGAFLFPACLTASAYVLMIRTLRSPAMDENSGKKRQRAIKLIVTVLAMYLICFTPSNLLLVVHYFMIKTWSQSHVYALYMVALCLSTLNSCIDPFVYYFVSQDFRDHVKHALLCRSVRSVRQMQVSLTSKKFSRKSSSYSSSSTSVKTSY from the exons ATGCGAAGCGTGCGCGCCGCGCGGCTGCTGGGGGTGGCCGTCCTGCTGGCGGCCGCTGTCCCCGGCAGTGGCAGCGTGCAAG GAACCAATAGAACCTCTAAAGGAAGAAGTCTCATTGGTAAGACTGACAGCTCGTTGCAGATCACTGGGAAAGGAGTTACAGTGGAACAAGGCTTTTCTGTGGATGACGTCTCTTCCTCCATCCTCACTGGAAAACTGACTACTGTCTTTCTCCCAACTGTCTACACAATTGTATTTATGGTTGGTTTGCCAAGCAACGGCATGGCTCTGTGGGTCTTTCTCTTCCGGACGAAGAAGAAGCACCCTGCTGTGGTGTACATGACCAACCTGGCCTTGGCAGACCTCCTTTCTGTGGTCTGGTTCCCGCTGAAGATCGCCTACCACATCCATGGCAACAACTGGGTTTATGGGGAAGCCCTTTGCAAGGTACTCATTGGCTTTTTCTATGGCAACATGTACTGCTCCATTCTCTTCATGACCTGCCTCAGTGTGCAACGGTATTGGGTCATCGTGAATCCCATCGCGCACCCCGCGAGGAAGGCAAACATCGCCTTGGGAGTCTCCCTGGGGATATGGCTGCTGATACTGCTGGTTACCATCCCCCTGTATGTCGTGAGGCAGACTATGCACATTCCAGCCCTTAACATCACGACCTGCCATGATGTCTTGCCTGAGGAAGTGTTGGTGGGGGACATGTTCAATTATTTCCTCTCTCTGGCCATCGGAGCCTTCCTATTCCCAGCCTGCCTCACGGCCTCTGCCTATGTGCTGATGATCAGAACACTCCGCTCTCCTGCTATGGATGAAAACTCaggaaagaagaggcagagggccATCAAGCTCATTGTCACCGTCCTGGCCATGTACCTGATCTGCTTTACCCCCAGTAACCTTCTGCTCGTGGTACATTATTTCATGATTAAAACCTGGAGCCAGAGCCACGTCTATGCCCTGTACATGGTGGCTCTCTGCCTGTCCACCCTTAACAGCTGCATTGATCCCTTCGTCTATTACTTTGTTTCACAAGACTTCAGGGACCACGTCAAGCACGCTCTCCTTTGTCGGAGTGTCCGTTCTGTCAGGCAGATGCAAGTATCCCTCACATCAAAGAAATTCTCCAGGAAATCCAGCTCTTATTCTTCAAGCTCAACCAGTGTCAAAACCTCTTACTGA